The DNA sequence GCGACTGAAGTCCCTAAGTACTTGAAGTCAGGCACCTTTTCGATGTCCTCTCCTCCTAGTTCGATTCCCATGGGTGAACTACTGATTGACTTAGCTTTTGTCTTTGGGGCTTTGATGTGTAGTCCGTATTGTTCAGCCTTCTTCAGAAATCCCCAAAGCTTCTGCTTATCGGCTTTTATGAACCCAACATCGTCAGCGAAGTCGACATCCTGAAGAAGTTTTCCCACAATCCAGATTCCATACCCATATATCTGTCGATAGATGTAATCTACAACTAGGATGAAGATGAAAGGTGACAGTAAGCAGCCTCGCGTGACGCCAAACATCAGCTTGAAGCAGTGTGTGCAGCCGTCTTAGATTTTATCACAGCATTTGGTCTCTTAGTATATGTCAACTATTGGACGGATTAGCTTCTAGGGAATGCCGTAGAACTGCAATGCTCTCCACAGGGTCTGAAGATC is a window from the Artemia franciscana chromosome 17, ASM3288406v1, whole genome shotgun sequence genome containing:
- the LOC136037593 gene encoding uncharacterized protein LOC136037593, which encodes MFGVTRGCLLSPFIFILVVDYIYRQIYGYGIWIVGKLLQDVDFADDVGFIKADKQKLWGFLKKAEQYGLHIKAPKTKAKSISSSPMGIELGGEDIEKVPDFKYLGTSVASSQRIISETSTGLDINRIFA